The following proteins come from a genomic window of Nicotiana tomentosiformis chromosome 12, ASM39032v3, whole genome shotgun sequence:
- the LOC104119329 gene encoding LOB domain-containing protein 24-like, with product MENADPLISTEKCAACTHLRKKCDANCQLAPYFPSNKTEDFQNVYRLFGISNIINMLNSVDDEQKGKMAENLILEAKIRKENPVYGCLAIERKLRLAIEETEKELEIVQKQNAFCKEMAKSQMQK from the coding sequence ATGGAGAATGCAGATCCGCTCATATCTACTGAAAAATGTGCAGCCTGTACGCACCTACGGAAAAAATGTGATGCAAATTGCCAATTAGCTCCCTATTTTCCTTCCAATAAAACTGAAGATTTCCAAAATGTTTATCGACTTTTCGGCATAAGCAACATCATAAATATGCTTAATTCTGTTGATGATGAGCAAAAAGGAAAAATGGCAGAAAACTTAATTTTAGAGGCTAAGATTAGGAAAGAAAACCCTGTGTATGGTTGCCTTGCTATTGAAAGAAAACTGAGGTTAGCAATTGAAGAAACTGAGAAGGAACTTGAAATAGTACAGAAACAAAATGCTTTTTGCAAAGAAATGGCCAAATCTCAAATGCAAAAATAG
- the LOC104114188 gene encoding ATP synthase subunit gamma, mitochondrial: MAMAALRREGRRFAINPCPLNTLRSSLVPSEEPVSSGVRYISTQVVRNRMKSVKNIQKITKAMKMVAASKLRAIQTRAENSRGLWQPFTALLGDTPSVDVKKNVIITISSDKGLCGGINSTSVKISRAFHKLNSGPEKENKYVVLGEKAKAQLVRDSKKDIELIMTELQKNPLNYTQVSVIADDILKNVEFDALRIIYNKFQSVVAFLPTMSTVLSPEVVERESESGGKLGELDSYEVEGAETKSEVLQNLSEFQFSCVLFNALLENATSEQGARMSAMDSSSRNAGDMLDRLTLTYNRTRQASITTELIEIISGASALEG, translated from the exons GGAACCAGTCTCATCAGGAGTTCGGTATATTTCAACACAAGTTG TCAGAAATCGAATGAAGAGTGTCAAAAATATCCAGAAGATTACAAAGGCTATGAAGATGGTTGCTGCTTCAAAGCTTAGAGCTATTCAGACTAGAGCTGAAAATTCACGCGGACTATGGCAGCCATTTACTGCACTTCTTGGCGACACTCCCA GTGTTGATGTGAAGAAGAATGTTATCATAACCATCTCTTCAGACAAAGGTCTTTGTGGTGGAATTAATTCTACATCCGTCAAGATTAGCAGGGCTTTTCATAAGCTAAATTCTG GtcctgaaaaggaaaataaatatgTTGTCTTGGGGGAAAAGGCAAAGGCTCAGTTGGTGCGAGATTCAAAGAAGGACATTGAGCTGATCATGACCGAGTTGCAGAAAAATCCTCTTAACTACACACAG GTTTCTGTCATTGCAGATGACATCTTGAAGAATGTGGAATTTGATGCACTGAGGATCATTTATAATAAGTTCCAGTCAGTAGTCGCATTTTTGCCAACGATGTCTACTGTACTTTCCCCAGAG GTTGTGGAGAGAGAGTCTGAATCCGGTGGAAAGCTTGGGGAACTCGATTCTTATGAAGTTGAAGGCGCCGAGACGAAGTCTGAAGTTCTTCAGAATCTATCCGAGTTCCAATTTTCATGT GTTTTGTTCAATGCATTGCTGGAGAATGCTACTAGTGAGCAAGGAGCAAGAATGTCTGCCATGGATAGTTCCAGCAGAAATGCTGGTGATATGCTTGATCGTCTCACTCTCACTTACAACAG AACCCGTCAAGCATCAATCACTACAGAACTAATAGAGATCATATCAGGAGCATCAGCACTGGAGGGTTAA